CCACGGTGAAGGCCTCCTCCGAACGCAGTCCGTCCGCGATCTCCTCGAAGTAGGTCGCGGCTTCCTCCCGAGTCAACTCGGCTTCGTGTTCGATTTCTCCGGCCATAGCACCTGCTATGTCACGCGGATAGCGGGTAAAACTGTCGCCCTCAGGCCGCGACTTCCTCGGCGAACTGGTCGTCGTACTCGCCCGAGTCGAGGCGCTCCTTGAACTCGCGGGGGTTCTCGCCCTCGATGGTGACGCCAAGCGAGGTGCAGGTCCCGACGACCTCCTTTGCGGCGCCCTTCAGATCGTAGGCCAGCAGGTCGGGCAGCTTCTGCTCTGCGATCTGTTTCACTTGGTCGACCGAGAGGTCCGCGACGAAGTCCTTCTGGGGTTCGCCGCTACCGGTGTCGAAGCCGGCTTCGTCCTTGATCAGCGCCGCCGTTGGCGGGACGCCGACGTCGATCTCGAAGGAGCCGTCGTCCTCGTAGGTGATCGTCACGGGGACTTCGGTGCCGTCGAAGGCCTCGGTCTGGTCGTTGATCTCCTGAACGACGGCCTGTACGTCTACGGGGGTAGGTCCGAGCTCGGGACCGAGCGGTGGGCCGGGGGTGGCCTCGCCGCCCGGAACGAGCGCTTCGATCGTTCCAGCCATACCCCAAGGAACCGCGGCGCGAGTGTTAAGCCTTGCTAACTCGCTCAGCTCGTTCTCGACGGCGTTCCGACGGCGTGTTGACGGTTCGGATCACTGGATCGTCAGTCCGTGCCGGGAGAGATAGGCGTTGACGGCCTTGATCTCGACGGGGCTACCGATGATCCGGACGCTGCCGGATTCTTCAACGATCGTCACGGTAAACGCCGAGTCGACCTCCTCGCGGATCCCGTCGAGCGCGGCCCGCGGAAGCACGATCTGGGTGCTATCTCGAAGCCGTG
This region of Halalkalicoccus subterraneus genomic DNA includes:
- a CDS encoding 50S ribosomal protein L11, which codes for MAGTIEALVPGGEATPGPPLGPELGPTPVDVQAVVQEINDQTEAFDGTEVPVTITYEDDGSFEIDVGVPPTAALIKDEAGFDTGSGEPQKDFVADLSVDQVKQIAEQKLPDLLAYDLKGAAKEVVGTCTSLGVTIEGENPREFKERLDSGEYDDQFAEEVAA
- a CDS encoding VNG_1110C family protein, which produces MPDPSRLRDSTQIVLPRAALDGIREEVDSAFTVTIVEESGSVRIIGSPVEIKAVNAYLSRHGLTIQ